A single window of Rana temporaria chromosome 1, aRanTem1.1, whole genome shotgun sequence DNA harbors:
- the LOC120924459 gene encoding uncharacterized protein LOC120924459 isoform X1, protein MADLKTKWCAVKEDLESQLKAQKTEKKTAPTKMMPTERYLTASSNKTNANNDVNESRGMEKEIVLSENLETSSIHRVKITIPNKISENVSKKTKVSENVTMKNKEQLGKTEDAGTSTRQHVTDNFTHKVSQYILLKTEEQVEQTGDLMTPTRQHTTTTASQKISKYVPKKTKDQVRQKEDSLAYTKQHVPATTTCKISKHIPKKTEEQEEHKKDSGTSTQGASIDTATQPISESMSLYVQEEEQCYETVINLLQNLLNKQESIHPQDEHITFLMSLAPYIKHVPESQQLSMRVSVMNTILSFIPSLSDSYHSLTTTQSPFTDDHQRQATAPHSSKTL, encoded by the exons ATGGCAGATTTAAAaacaaagtggtgtgcagtaaaaGAAGACCTTGAAAGTCAACTGAAAGCacagaaaactgaaaaaaagactGCTCCAACTAAGATGATGCC GACAGAGAGATACCTAACTGCTTCatcaaacaaaacaaatgcaaacAATGATGTCAATGAAAGTAGAGGCATGGAGAAAGAAATAGTTCTGAGCGAGAACCTTGAGACATCCTCAATACATCGTGTAAAAATCACCATTCCAAACAAAATATCAGAGAATGTAAGTAAGAAAACTAAAGTGTCTGAAAATGTAACCATGAAAAATAAAGAGCAATTGGGGAAAACAGAGGATGCTGGGACATCCACAAGACAACATGTCACAGATAACTTTACTCACAAAGTATCTCAATATATACTCTTGAAAACCGAAGAGCAAGTCGAGCAAACAGGGGATTTAATGACACCCACAAGACAGCACACCACAACTACTGCCTCTCAAAAGATATCCAAATATGTGCCCAAGAAAACTAAAGATCAAGTAAGGCAAAAAGAGGATTCTCTGGCATACACAAAACAACATGTTCCTGCTACTACCACATGCAAAATATCGAAACATATACCCAAGAAAACTGAAGAACAAGAGGAACACAAAAAAGATTCTGGGACAAGTACACAAGGGGCTTCCATAGATACTGCTACCCAGCCAATATCTGAATCCATGTCATTGTACGTTCAAGAGGAGGAACAATGCTATGAAACTGTCATTAATTTGTTACAAAATCTGCTGAACAAACAAGAGAGTATACACCCTCAGGATGAACATATTACTTTTCTGATGAGTCTTGCTCCATACATTAAACATGTACCCGAGAGCCAGCAGCTATCAATGAGAGTTAGTGTAATGAACACAATTCTTTCATTCATTCCATCTCTATCTGACTCTTATCACTCTTTGACAACCACTCAGTCACCTTTCACAGACGATCATCAAAGACAGGCAACAGCTCCCCATTCGTCAAAGACCTTATAG